The DNA sequence GATCGATCTTCGGCTGAAGTCAAAGGCTCGTGACGGGGTTCCCGATACGGTCGTGCAGGATATCGCCGCCAGGACAGCCCTTCTTGCAGCGGAGAATTCCGGGGATCCGTCGGTTTATCAGACCACATAGTTCCGCTTTCCATAATACAAATCGCGATACGATCTCCCGAAACTCGGTCCCTCTCCCGTAAAGAGGAGAGATAAGAAAAGCATTGTATCGGGCATTCGAGCATGTTACTTATAATTATTTCAAAGGTTTCGGTTTATAAAATTTTGTGAATCGTATTCTCACGGTTATCGTATAAAGAGTATTGTCCGCTCTGAAATAACCGACTCAGAAACGGAATAATCAGATCATTTCATTAAAATACCGTACAGAAGCCACAAAACCGGATAATAGCATATAAACGCTTGACATACACACTATTATATATGTTATTAGACATAACAGGCACTTAATCTGCTGTAATAAACAATATTATTTGCCTCAGCACTATATATATACTATATATATACTATCAGGGATATAAAGCGGGATATATACACATTACAAAACATCCGACCGTCGTATATTAATCAAACTTTCGGGTACGTTGTAACAAATATTGAATCGATTCATCGGGAACTGAAAATATGATGGGAATATATGTGGGCAGGCAGCCGATCTTCAACCAGCACCTCAAGGTTGTCGGATACGAGCTGCTTTTCCGCGATTTCAATACTGATAAAGCGAATGTTGTAAACGGCGACCATGCCACCTTAAAGGTCATTCTCAACTCATTCATGGAGATCGGCCTCCAGCGTATTGTGGGAAAGGAACCTGCCTTCATCAACCTCACCCGCAGCTTCATTCTCGAAAAAATCCCCATACCATTCCCCAAGGAGCATGTGGTGATCGAGGTGCTGGAGGACATTACTATCGACGATGAACTCATAGCAGCCCTGAAAAGCCTTTCATCCCGCGGGTACCGCATCGCGCTCGATGATGTTGTCAACCCGCGGCTCGTCGGCCCCCTGCTCGATATCGCCAATATTGTCAAGCTCGACATCATGGGCATCGACATGTCATCACTCAAAGAATATGTGCGGTATCTCCGAAAGTACGATGTCAAGCTGCTGGCAGAAAAAATCGAGACGCTCGACATCCTCGAGACCTGTAAAAGCTCCGGTTTCGACTATTTCCAGGGCTATTTCCTCAGCCGCCCCAACGTGGTGGAAGGCCATTCCATACCTCCCGCCCGTCTCAATCTTCTCCGTCTCCTGTCGGAACTCCAGAATCCCGACCTCAAAATCCGTGATATCGAGCAGATCATCACCAGTGACGTTTCGCTCAGTTACAAGCTCATCCGGCTCATCAACTCGGTCTTCTACAAAACGACCATGAGGGTCAAGTCGATAACCCAGGCGATCACACTCCTCGGTCTGCGTCAGATACGCGACTGGGTGAGTCTTCTCTTCCTCACCAGTATCGACGACAAGCCCCGTGAGCTCCTGGTTACTGCGATGATACGGGCAAAAATGTGCGAGCTTTTAGGCAAAGCCTCACGGGAAAAGGTGTCGGATGTTGGTTTTACGGTCGGCCTCTTCTCCGTGCTCGACGCCCTCCTCGATGTCCCGATGGAAGATGTCCTCAAATCGCTGCCTCTCACCGCTGAAATTTCCGGAGCCCTGCTCCATCACGAAGGACATTTCGGCGCAATTCTCAATTGCGTCATTGCCTACGAAAACAACGACTGGGAAAATACGCAGTGTCCCGGCATTCCTCCCGAAAGAATCCGTGAAGCCTATCTCAAATCCATCGAGTGGGCAAACGCGGTAAGTGCAGCCCTCATCGAATAAATGACCGGGATTAACCGGGATTGACTACGGATAACCATGATGGTTATACGCGGGGAAATGAATGTCTGAACCGCTGATTACGCTGATTGAGGGATTGGTGTGATTTTATAAAGAGGGGATAGAGCGATTTTTTGGTTTCGTGAAATCAATTGACTTCAAGATTGTCTTATAACATTTCCCCTTGCGCTTCCCGTCTCTTAACACCATTATACCCTTCATGATTTCCTTCCAACCAGAGACTATAAACCAGAAACCATAAACTTTTTTATCAGGATAAAAAAATTATGAACCCGCTCTTTTCAGGCCTTATAGTCGTCATCACCGCCGCGGTGCTCCAGGGCAGCTTCGCCGTGCCCATGGCATACGCGCGGAGGTGGAAGTGGGAAAACTCGTGGATGGTCTTTTCGGTGTTCGCCATGATCGTACTCAATCTTCTGTTCGCTCTCGCCACGATTCCGCACCTGTTCGGTGTCTATGGCTCGCTCTCTCCGGGCGACCTCGTTCTGCCGCTCGTGTTCGGCATCATCTGGGGCGTCGGCGCGGTCGGATTCGGACTCGGCGTCACCTCGGCGGGTCTCGCGCTCGGCTACCCGATC is a window from the bacterium genome containing:
- a CDS encoding HDOD domain-containing protein; its protein translation is MMGIYVGRQPIFNQHLKVVGYELLFRDFNTDKANVVNGDHATLKVILNSFMEIGLQRIVGKEPAFINLTRSFILEKIPIPFPKEHVVIEVLEDITIDDELIAALKSLSSRGYRIALDDVVNPRLVGPLLDIANIVKLDIMGIDMSSLKEYVRYLRKYDVKLLAEKIETLDILETCKSSGFDYFQGYFLSRPNVVEGHSIPPARLNLLRLLSELQNPDLKIRDIEQIITSDVSLSYKLIRLINSVFYKTTMRVKSITQAITLLGLRQIRDWVSLLFLTSIDDKPRELLVTAMIRAKMCELLGKASREKVSDVGFTVGLFSVLDALLDVPMEDVLKSLPLTAEISGALLHHEGHFGAILNCVIAYENNDWENTQCPGIPPERIREAYLKSIEWANAVSAALIE